TTCACCTTTGCAAAACACTACCAGCAGGCATCGTCGCTGTTTGCAGGTACATGTGAAGACGAGGGGGATTATTTTGATTTGTTCAACGGTGTCACTTTATTCATCACGGTATACAAGGCTATCAGATACTTAGCCTGACAAATGTATTCAGGGGTGTTTTGGAAAGTGAGTCGTGGGAGGAGATTTGTCTTACTCCACTGCGCTGCGTCCGGCTTCTAGTCTGGACCCTGGCCAGATGGGGAGGGAGTAGTTCCTGGCGATTTCTTGGAGGGATTTTGGGGGGGATcgaggggcagagagagattTAAGAATTGATAGGTGGTCGAGTTGTGTTTGGCCGGGTGGATATGCGCAAGCAAAGTCGAGGAGCTTTATTTCCCCTCTCTTATGGGATCATTACCGGCAGCGATggccagagagaggaaggaggaacaGCGGCTGGTGATTTTGACGGTTAGAAACGCGCAGAGCATCGCAAAGGGACACTGACCTTTTAATCATCGCATTAGAGAACCTTTGACAGCGTTTAAAATATAGGAAAAATCAGTTGCCGCGGTGGTTTACAGCCCCCACAGTGAAGGGATCTAAAAACCATGACGACCGAGAGCTCCAAGCAACTTTTGGATCCATCTAATCCTCTGCGCTCCAGCCCAGCGGCCGGTGCTCTGAATGCAGCTCTGCTGAGCGCGCAGCCGGTGATGGAGAGCGCGCAGAACGCGTCAGCCAAGTGGAAGAAGGGGAACTCTGGCTTGAGGCGCCCCGAAAAGCCTCCCTACTCATATATCGCCCTCATTGTGATGGCAATTCAGAATTCACCGAGCAAGCGGCTTACTTTGAGTGAAATCTATCAGTTCTTGCAGGCCCGCTTCCCTTTCTTCAGGGGATCATACCAGGGATGGAAAAACTCCGTCAGACACAACCTGTCTCTGAACGAGTGTTTTATAAAGCTGCCCAAAGGTCTCGGTAGGCCTGGCAAGGGACACTACTGGACCATCGACCCGAGCAGTGAGTTTATGTTCGAGGAGGGCTCCTTTCGTCGCAGACCTCGGGGGTTCCGTAGGAAATGTCAAGCTTTGAAGCCAATGTACAGGATGATGAATGGTATCGGGTTTGGTCCCTCCATGCTGCCGCAAAACTTTGATTTCCAATCACCTTCGGGCTCATTAGCATGCCATAACAGCTACAACATAGACTTGATGGGTAATGCAGTGCCAGGTGGCTTCGAGGGACTCGGAGGGGGACATCACGTCCCACACATGTCATCAGGCTCCGGGTCATCCTACATGGCCGCATGTCAGGTCGCCTCTTCTGCGGACTATTGCccggacagcagcagcagccccctGCAGTCCTCCCCGGCGATGGTAGGCACTCTGGACTGTCAGTCTCCTTATGCAAATACAGCCTCACACTGGAGTTCACCTGGTGTATCTTCatacatcaaacagcagcagtcgCTGGCATCAAGcactccctcttcttctgctctacACTCGGGAATGTCATCTTACTCCCTGGATCAAGGCTATCTGCATCATAATGCACGGGATTCCTCCGAGATTTCAGGTAGAGCCTCGTTGAATAACCTCATGCATAAATTGTAAATACTTTATTTTCTGACTCCTATTTTGCACCATAGTGAGTCATAAGAATGCTTAACGTGAAACTGTGGTGATGAGTTATCAGCCACGGCTCTTTGCTTAAAGACTTAACATACAGTACAACTATTATCAAATCTGTAGAAATTCTATTTtgataatgtattttttttaaattaaatcttTTGCATTGGATGAGCAATAACAGGCTACAAAAATGCACATGCGAATCAAATTTTGACTCATATACTAACAAACTGTCCAACCTGAGGGAACCTTTCTGgaaaagcattaaaataaaacacagagaagtaAACTAATGTGCACTAATTGGTCAGACATGGGCGAAATTTAGACCTTTGCTTTTCAGTTCTTAGCATTTACCATAAAAACCATGTCTGAAGGTCGCCCCATAAGAGTTTAAATTTCTGACCATTTAATGGTATTTTCAAACTCTTCAGAGGCCTCTGTTCTGTGGAACGGATAGAAAAGGTTAAATACACAATAAAACCTGAAGAAGTAacgaaaataaacacaaacgtattcccaacagtggaaaaaaaaaaaacccaattaCTTTTATTCAGTTTAAGCGCACCTTCATGAAGGCCTTTAACTTGAGGCACAGCGGTGCAATAATCAGGATATTTACCTTCAGAagtattgttgttattttctcattttgtttcacttcGGGTATTTTTCCATTGTCCTTTAATGCACATAACAGAACtttagaataaataaatcaccCTCATGGATGTTTTACAGCTATCACctgatgttttgtttatggtgaatgaaagattttcttttgtttaaaacATCCATCTAATAAGAACACGTGAGCGTTGCTCAGCTGTGAAAACGGCTGCACAGCATCTGCACCAAAGATCATTTTCACCATGAAGTGTCACCGCAATTTTAACAGCAGTTACAGCTGCAGACTTGATGGATTATTACAAATCATTAAAGACGAATTGCATGAAAACCTTCATTAATGTTTTACTAATATTTCTATGCTTACCTGCGGGACTTGATGGTTAATTAGCAAGTAACAAAATCTACGATGACCTATTAATGATTACCAATATTACTTAGAACTATGACCAAATAAAAAGGATAAACATCAGCCACAGGATTTAGCACATAAGTTTTtccaaataaatattttgtaaCTGATCTATGAAGCGTTAGTCAATGATTTTAACCATCAATAGATACAGCCTAAAACAATTCAGCAGGGGCACCAACAAATATTAGCACACATTACTGAAAAcgtaaattatttatttttttatgttattgGGGAAAAATAATAAGCATTAAGCATAAAAACATCCAGATTGAACCTGGCTGAAGAAGTGACCGTCTGACctgatgtgtgctgtgtgttacaGTGGGACTGTCTCGGTATTCTGGTCACTCAGCTcctgtgtgtgacaggaagGACTTCGTTTTGAACCTAAACGGAATCTCCTCTCTTCATCCCAGCACCGGCGGATCTTACTACCATCAgcttcatcaccaccaccagaGCGTCTATCAGGACGTAAAGCCGTGCGTCATGTGACCAGACACCGTagctgtctcctctcctcaaGCTTCAGGTGGAGTTATTTCAGCGGGATCTTTGGTGAAACGTTACTCCCTGCGGATCAGGGTCGAGGCAGAGACACTTTGACCTTGTTTTAAACAGTTTTGCTATGATGTGAGGACTCTCACGACATTGACTTTACACACGTGGTGAAGCAAATAGCAACATTTTCACGGCAGTAATACACAGTGTAGACATACCTGGATTCATCTTTATTCATGCACttaattttgttttcctgaaaTTGCTGAAACTGTTGCTGATTTCCTGCAGAAAGCCATTAAAGAGATTTATTTTAAGGGATCATTTGGAGGCGTTTAATGTCTTTAGCAATAAATGTTTCtaatgaaaactttttttttttattactttgatCCACTCTGCagttctctttctcttttctccttcttctttctctccactaCAAGAACCTGATTGTTATCATGATCATGATTAAATTACCCAAAGTGACCCAAAATCTGATTAATCTTAAAATGCATTCTAAACGGTCTGTGGACGATTTCAAACACTTCCATATTTCCCTTTATTCCTGGCCCTTCAGGTTGAGTTTGACTTGGTTCCCTCTGTAATTTGCgaccaataaataaaaaaaaaaatactttaaagtACATATATATTATATCAGAGACATCGTCGTTCACTGCCATCACGATATTCCAATGTTTTATCATCTAATAAACATGGTCTCTTATTTTCCGACTGGAAAGCCGATGTGCTGAACTTATCATCAGTTttacatgaggaaaaaaatggcttatttatttattcatcatccTGTCGCATTTTGTGTTgggaaaaaacatttaaaatgagttcAAGAAATAACCCTTCTTTGAGGATGTTCAGACGCTGAGGACAAGTGAAGTGTGGGTTGACCTCTCTTATAAAACAGGCTATAATAATATAGGACATCTGTATTACTCTAATATATTCGATTGTTATTAAATGAATCactaaagagaaagaaagaagacaaaggGCGCACTGGATGAACACCTCTTGGATGAAACCCGTCCTTCAGTCCTGTTGGTTTTCACGGGACTGTAGCGCCGCCTCGTGGTGACTGAATATATCATAACATTTCTTTTAAGAGATTAAAATGTTGTGCAGAATAATCAGTTGATCATTTAGAGTAGTCTTAGACTTTTGAATATAACGATGATGTTTTCCATGCCTCTTATCCACTAATCGTCAGATTGGAGTGAAATCCCTCTGATGAGGGTCTCATTCCGCGAGCTTTACCTGAGAGTCACCTGAGATACACTTCAACAAAGTGACGCGATGAATCCAGTCCTGACTGCTCCTAAACTCTGGAAGATGGATCTAAAGAGTCATGGATGATTGATTACAAAAGATTTCTAGACAGATCGATGTTTTAACTGCGTGAAGATGTGTCCATTATGGCTTTTTCAGCCGCCGGATATAATCTATCCTACCAAAATAAAAGGCTACTGATTTAAAACATAAAAGCTGTGCCGTCAACGTGGTTTAACCAATGCTACGTGTTAGTCCATCAAACGCAGTTTGATCAGtacatcacttttttttcttgcatatGATGATGCTGTAATAAGTCTAGAAACATCAGATGCCTGCAGTCTGTGATGcgtttttattatcattttataCGATGAAGAGTCCTGGTCTGAGAGGTCAAATAGAAATTGCATTATTGAAATGCATGTTTGAATTACATGTGTTACACATACAGCTTGTATACAAAATGTTGACAATGGAGGCTGTTGGACCATTGCTACACAGATTAGAGtgacaatgatgatgaggatgatgatgatgatgatgatatctCTAAGAGTGAGGGCAGGCTGACTGTTACATTAGCAGCGTATTAATGTCtctgctgtccgtggtgctgaacagaattattaatacattttagCATATCTGTGATCCAGgctatatatatattaaaaatacatgtccCAAATTAACTCATCAAACTTAGTaaaatgagagagaagcagaactGTTACACTGACAAAACATAAACTGCGCATTCAACACTCAGAGATTTCAGCTTGTTGAAGTTTTGTGATACTTTGCTGAGGAAGTAAGTTTAAGAaagtaaatatgaataaataaattaaattaccATTTACCAAATACCATCTGACATCAAATGAACTTTTCTGTGTTAGACCTCTGTCAGCGACTGGAAGTGATTACATTATTTTGattacatttctttctttcttctttcttttatctATCTGTTCATTTGCTGCCATTAGCCGTGACCTCCTGGAACGTGTCATGTTACAAACCTCTGCAGTGAGTTAGTCATTCACTGGGCAGAACGGCTGCTTGtctaaaaatgtcttaaatgcaaatgtacaaatattcaaCCGTTAGTCATGAATTTGTTTTATATCTGCACCTGCGTGTTTTACGGTGAGTCTCAGTTatgtttaaaaaggaaaacacagagttCACAATTATTCACGATCCCAAATCATttatggattttattttatttttatttttgttttgtggggggtattattattattattattattattattattattattattattagtagtagtagtagtagtagaggtagtagtagtagtattgttgttgttgttgttgttttgaaaaaaaaaaaatcttaaaaagtgAAGTGCTGGCACCATGAAATTGAATGCCATCATACAGACAAAAGCAGTTTAATGCAG
The Chaetodon auriga isolate fChaAug3 chromosome 12, fChaAug3.hap1, whole genome shotgun sequence genome window above contains:
- the foxf2a gene encoding forkhead box protein F2a isoform X1 — encoded protein: MTTESSKQLLDPSNPLRSSPAAGALNAALLSAQPVMESAQNASAKWKKGNSGLRRPEKPPYSYIALIVMAIQNSPSKRLTLSEIYQFLQARFPFFRGSYQGWKNSVRHNLSLNECFIKLPKGLGRPGKGHYWTIDPSSEFMFEEGSFRRRPRGFRRKCQALKPMYRMMNGIGFGPSMLPQNFDFQSPSGSLACHNSYNIDLMGNAVPGGFEGLGGGHHVPHMSSGSGSSYMAACQVASSADYCPDSSSSPLQSSPAMVGTLDCQSPYANTASHWSSPGVSSYIKQQQSLASSTPSSSALHSGMSSYSLDQGYLHHNARDSSEISVGLSRYSGHSAPVCDRKDFVLNLNGISSLHPSTGGSYYHQLHHHHQSVYQDVKPCVM
- the foxf2a gene encoding forkhead box protein F2a isoform X2, whose translation is MTTESSKQLLDPSNPLRSSPAAGALNAALLSAQPVMESAQNASAKWKKGNSGLRRPEKPPYSYIALIVMAIQNSPSKRLTLSEIYQFLQARFPFFRGSYQGWKNSVRHNLSLNECFIKLPKGLGRPGKGHYWTIDPSSEFMFEEGSFRRRPRGFRRKCQALKPMYRMMNGIGFGPSMLPQNFDFQSPSGSLACHNSYNIDLMGNAVPGGFEGLGGGHHVPHMSSGSGSSYMAACQVASSADYCPDSSSSPLQSSPAMVGTLDCQSPYANTASHWSSPGVSSYIKQQQSLASSTPSSSALHSGMSSYSLDQGYLHHNARDSSEISAPADLTTISFITTTRASIRT